A stretch of the Chanos chanos chromosome 1, fChaCha1.1, whole genome shotgun sequence genome encodes the following:
- the LOC115810037 gene encoding G/T mismatch-specific thymine DNA glycosylase-like has product MAHATQYMEGPPVEQAVRETSVPHQETVAQEQPAAPQKAPAKGKRGRPPSKEPKAKPGPKPKKAKESADGTVIDGKQEKIDEAFKKVKRKVDRFKGMTEEEVMTKTLPDILTYNLDYVIIGINPGLMAAYIGRWFPGPGNHFWKCLFLSGFTSELLNHMHDQSLPEKYGIGFTNMVARTTPGSKDLSSKELREGGKILVEKIKKYKPLIAVFNGKCIYEMFCREIFGKKPKTLEFGLQPHKIPDSDTALYLMPSSSARCAQFPRAQDKVHFYIKLRELRDQLKGAARPKEVEEVSYTFDLGLAKEDAKRMAIKEEMYDPGYEAAYGGAYAEPGPETGPTNGHCDFSKSEHTGTTGKASSATGPVGQVPDGQWMTESFTDQIPDIGGPSQTRAGSEAV; this is encoded by the exons ATGGCTCATGCCACCCAGTACATGGAGGGGCCCCCAGTGGAACAGGCTGTGAGGGAGACCTCTGTCCCACATCAGGAGACTGTGGCCCAGGAACAGCCTGCCGCACCACAAAAAG cCCCAGCCAAAGGGAAGAGAGGCAGACCGCCTAGCAAAGAGCCTAAAGCCAAACCTGGGCCCAAACCCAAGAAGGCGAAGGAGTCTGCAGATGGCACAGTAATAGATGGCAAACAGGAGAAGATAGATGAAGCCTTTAAGAAGGTGAAGAGGAAAGTCGATCGTTTTAAAGGCATGACTGAGGAAGAGGTCATGACCAAGACCCTGCCCGACATCCTTACCTACAACCTGGACTACGTCATT ATTGGAATTAATCCAGGACTGATGGCAGCTTACATTGGCAGGTGGTTTCCTGGGCCTGGAAACCATTTCT GGAAATGTCTGTTCCTGTCTGGTTTCACCAGTGAGCTACTAAATCATATGCACGACCAGAGCCTGCCGGAGAAGTATGGCATTGGCTTCACCAACATGGTGGCAAGAACCACACCGGGAAGCAAAGATCTCTCAAG TAAAGAGCTGAGGGAAGGTGGCAAAATCCTCGTTGAGAAGATAAAGAAATACAAGCCGCTCATAGCAGTTTTCAATGggaaat GTATATATGAGATGTTCTGCAGAGAGATCTTTGGGAAAAAGCCAAAGACTCTCGAATTTGGCTTGCAGCCACACAAGATCCCAGATTCTGACACG GCCTTATACCTGATGCCTTCCTCAAGCGCTCGATGTGCGCAGTTCCCCCGCGCCCAGGACAAAGTGCACTTCTACATCAAACTAAGAGAACTCAGGGACCAGCTGAAGGGTGCTGCCAGACCtaaagaggtggaggaggtcaGCTACACCTTCGACCTTGGCTTGGCCAAAG AGGATGCAAAGAGAATGGCTATAAAGGAGGAGATGTATGACCCTGGTTATGAAGCGGCGTACGGAGGAGCATACGCAGAGCCTGGGCCTGAAACAGGCCCCACCAACGGACACTGTGACTTCTCCAAGTCTGAGCACACCG GGACGACCGGAAAGGCATCCTCAGCCACCGGCCCAGTGGGCCAGGTCCCCGATGGCCAGTGGATGACCGAGTCCTTCACCGATCAAATCCCAGACATAGGGGGCCCCTCCCAAACCCGGGCAGGGTCGGAGGCCGTATGA
- the LOC115824075 gene encoding patatin-like phospholipase domain-containing protein 2 — MELDKDLNMSFAGCGFMAVYYFGVYCCFLERANNFIDRAAKISGASSGALTSAMIVCRMSPAKCCEHLMEIAKEARKGTLGPARPSFNLLKIVRELLNRDLPENSHLLASGRLHVSVTRVSDRRNVLISEFESKQDLIQALVCSCFFPLFCGVIPPSYQGVRYVDGALSDNLPYSELKNTITISAFSGESDICPRDGPVYFQEVYHNNVSIYVNYDNVFCVASGFFPPEPEIMAEICQNGYRDTLCFLLKNNLIKYSLSAVTLTDMSPTDYEEIKQQTKNTSKRMETQRPLNKQHWPFDDKTVCLLSEPMKKVFCKASEEFRRQFFVVRLVSFILLPCTLPLEAAYVTAQRLGNWISEWLLKLLHWFWEFPHRLCKRTDSKREKAL, encoded by the exons ATGGAGCTGGATAAAGATTTAAATATGTCGTTCGCTGGTTGCGGGTTTATGGCAGTGTATTACTTTGGCGTTTACTGCTGCTTTTTGGAACGAGCAAATAATTTTATTGATAGGGCTGCAAAAATATCAGGGGCCTCGTCGGGTGCTCTAACCAGTGCCATGATAGTCTGTCGAATGTCCCCAG cCAAGTGCTGTGAACATTTAATGGAAATTGCTAAAGAAGCCCGAAAAGGCACCCTGGGTCCCGCGCGACCGTCATTCAACTTGCTGAAAATTGTGCGTGAGCTCTTGAACCGTGACTTGCCTGAAAACTCTCATCTCCTTGCCTCTGGAAGACTTCATGTGTCCGTCACACGTGTGTCTGATAGGAGAAACGTATTGATCTCAGAGTTTGAAAGCAAACAGGACCTTATTCAG GCTTTGGTGTGTAGCTGTTTCTTCCCTCTATTCTGTGGTGTGATTCCTCCCAGTTATCAGGGAGTT CGTTATGTGGATGGTGCTTTGAGTGACAATCTTCCTTATTCCGAGCTGAAAAACACCATCACAATTTCAGCATTCTCTGGAGAGAGTGACATCTGCCCAAGAGATGGTCCTGTTTACTTTCAAGAAGTCTATCACAACAACGTCAGCATATACGTCAACTATGACAATGTGTTCTGTGTGGCCAGTGGCTTCTTCCCTCCAGAACCTGAG ATTATGGCTGAGATTTGTCAGAATGGATACAGGGATACACTCTGCTTTCTGCTGAAGAACA ATCTCATAAAGTACTCATTATCTGCTGTCACCCTGACCGACATGTCACCCACTGATTATGAAGAGATAAAGCAGCAAACAAAGAACACAAGCAAGAGGATGGAGACTCAGAGGCCTCTGAATAAACAGCACTGGCCGTTCGATGATAAAACTGTTTGCCTACTATCTGAGCCTATGAAAAAAG TGTTTTGCAAAGCCAGTGAAGAGTTTCGGAGGCAGTTTTTCGTGGTGAGGCTGGTCTCCTTCATCCTGCTTCCCTGTACACTCCCTCTGGAAGCAGCCTACGTCACAGCTCAGAG GTTGGGTAACTGGATCTCAGAGTGGCTACTCAAACTGCTGCACTGGTTCTGGGAGTTTCCTCATCGTTTGTGCAAACGAACAGACTCCAAACG TGAGAAAGCTCTGTAG
- the LOC115826033 gene encoding transcription initiation factor TFIID subunit 4 codes for MAGARDPLEDMLYSEVDEKAVSDLVGSLESQLVGQNSLTASQSEVRRAGASGTVNHHLGKLLPAQLGTTQEQRQTGLHKVEQIQEVSSKDFNERISISNSVSSSLNVSNNTGSSVIATNRLQSHAISNNIVPNPTPGVVTLPSPICSSDAAVVAQTNTVPNNNHITSTIRTVSSRIQSVNGNSGTVTLNSPVVASAPGSVVGLQAEVSRTVADSSVNSVVIGSGAGNGSSNMSVSESANTVGVVAQSNHVLSQPVISTESHATSAIALNRPPNPAVPNTVHNASDSQGSALPVQGVRTVPPSVSGGPLTNTETSVVKSDSPNHIKTIVPNHHSNNSANLQPITPAPVVTPTVTVQSGSVVAQVPVASTPASVTTLAKPTTNVVGQTTTLLRPCAPSTGVATATPPQRPGVVTTPRAVAPQLIVRPQQQTTIQLPPGFTIPPGMVLVRTEAGQLVMVPQQVLAQVQAQNQAKNNLSPRPATPTAGPTFRVTAPAVQSPGTPQAVRSASPAQAKVVQTLNPSSPALQKTSVMTVTPPQKPMSVITAGQSTPSTKTSASTPKPAVTLQTSKTTPATSATPTSGAPVLSQEMQENVKKCKNFLATLIKLASHNSPSPETSRNVKALVQDLLDAKIEPEEFTNRLQSELKSSPQPYLVPFLKKSLPALRLTLLNSQQSLTQLSSPPTPAVTVVKACPPSTLATVVPAVRPAIVSAAAHGQTATLALKRPGTQVNQTRMPVVITQTMRPQVGRGPTIQVRGPVDVTVQASANQKQKLNDPGGGTFRDDDDINDVASMAGVNLNEENARILATGSELVGTQIRSCKDEAFLPTALLHKRMVETARRFGVTEVSVEAVSLVSHATQARLRNLLEMVSAISQHRADSFKDEQHYEQSSDVRAQLKFFEQLERLEKQRKDDEEREILLKAAKSRSRQEDPEQARLKQKAKEMQQQELAQMRQRDANLTALAAIGPRKKRKLDNLEASGTEADGDGPGGSAPSSSSSSALSSRQLSRQRITRVNLRDFIFCMEQERTMAKSMLLYKALLK; via the exons ATGGCGGGTGCTCGAGATCCTCTAGAAGATATGCTCTACTCCGAAGTGGATGAAAAAGCAGTCAGTGATCTTGTGGGTTCCCTAGAGTCGCAACTTGTTGGGCAAAATAGTTTAACTGCCTCTCAGAGCGAAGTCAGGAGAGCAGGGGCATCAGGCACTGTTAATCACCACTTGGGAAAATTGCTACCCGCTCAATTGGGAACCACACAGGAACAACGCCAAACAGGACTCCACAAAGTGGAGCAAATTCAGGAGGTCAGTTCTAAAGACTTCAACGAGAGGATATCGATTTCTAattctgtttcttcctctctaAATGTTTCCAACAACACTGGGTCTTCGGTGATAGCTACGAATCGTTTGCAATCACATGCGATATCAAACAACATAGTCCCCAATCCAACACCTGGAGTTGTAACTTTGCCATCTCCGATCTGTTCAAGTGACGCAGCAGTTGTAGCACAAACAAATACTGTCCCTAACAACAACCATATTACTTCAACCATACGGACTGTTTCTTCAAGAATACAGAGTGTCAACGGGAACAGTGGGACCGTAACGTTAAACTCTCCCGTTGTTGCTTCTGCGCCCGGCTCTGTAGTGGGCTTACAAGCCGAGGTATCCAGAACGGTAGCAGATAGTAGTGTAAACAGTGTTGTCATTGGCTCTGGAGCGGGTAACGGTAGCTCCAACATGTCTGTTTCTGAAAGCGCCAATACCGTTGGTGTTGTTGCGCAGTCCAATCATGTACTATCACAGCCTGTTATTTCTACAGAAAGTCACGCGACCTCTGCGATTGCACTGAACCGGCCTCCGAATCCGGCTGTACCAAACACTGTACATAACGCAAGTGACTCACAAGGCTCTGCGCTGCCTGTTCAGGGCGTCAGAACGGTCCCTCCTTCTGTCTCAGGCGGGCCATTAACAAATACTGAAACTAGCGTAGTGAAGTCTGACTCTCCCAACCACATAAAAACCATCGTCCCAAACCATCACTCTAACAACTCCGCAAACTTACAGCCCATTACTCCAGCTCCAGTTGTTACTCCTACCGTTACCGTGCAGTCAGGTTCTGTGGTTGCCCAAGTTCCAGTGGCAAGCACTCCTGCCAGTGTCACGACTTTGGCAAAACCGACGACAAATGTAGTAGGTCAGACCACCACTCTGTTGAGACCCTGTGCCCCATCAACAGGAGTAGCCACGGCAACGCCACCCCAACGACCTGGGGTTGTGACCACTCCCAGGGCAGTGGCACCTCAGCTGATAGTTCGTCCTCAGCAACAAACGACTATTCAGTTACCTCCTGGATTCACAATACCACCAG GCATGGTGCTGGTTCGCACTGAGGCGGGTCAGTTGGTTATGGTACCTCAGCAAGTTCTGGCCCAGGTCCAGGCTCAGAACCAGGCTAAGAACAACTTGTCTCCAAGACCTGCCACTCCTACCGCTGGACCCACCTTCAGAGTCACTGCTCCTGCCGTGCAG TCCCCTGGCACCCCACAGGCCGTAAGATCGGCTTCCCCTGCCCAGGCTAAAGTGGTACAGACTCTGAACCCCTCAAGTCCTGCTCTCCAG AAAACCTCGGTGATGACGGTCACTCCCCCTCAGAAACCCATGTCAGTGATCACAGCTGGCCAGAGCACCCCATCTACCAAGACCTCCGCCTCCACACCCAAACCTGCTGTCACACTGCAGACTAGCAAAACGACCCCGGCAACGTCAGCCACGCCCACATCTGGAGCCCCTGTCCTCTCTCAG GAAAtgcaagaaaatgtgaaaaagtgtAAAAACTTCCTTGCCACTTTGATCAAACTGGCATCACATAATTCCCCCTCTCCTGAAACGTCTCGGAATGTGAAGGCGCTGGTTCAGGACCTGCTG GATGCTAAAATTGAGCCTGAGGAGTTTACAAATCGTCTCCAGAGTGAACTGAAATCTTCTCCTCAGCCTTACTTGGTTCCCTTTCTCAAG AAAAGCCTACCAGCACTGCGACTCACCCTCCTCAACTCCCAGCAGTCTCTGACACAGCTGTCGTCTCCCCCCACCCCGGCTGTGACGGTGGTTAAGGCTTGCCCCCCCAGCACTCTGGCCACTGTGGTGCCCGCAGTCCGGCCTGCCATCGTCTCTGCCGCTGCCCATGGCCAGACGGCCACTCTG GCCCTTAAGAGGCCGGGCACTCAGGTGAATCAGACTCGCATGCCTGTGGTGATAACGCAGACGATGCGACCGCAAG TGGGGAGAGGACCAACAATACAAGTGAGGGGCCCTGTGGATGTTACTGTTCAggcctcagccaatcagaaacagaaGCTGAATGACCCTGGGGGTGGAACTTTCAG GGATGACGATGACATCAACGACGTGGCCTCCATGGCCGGGGTAAACCTGAACGAGGAGAACGCTCGTATTTTAGCCACGGGCTCTGAGCTGGTGGGAACCCAGATTCGCTCCTGTAAGGACGAGGCGTTCCTGCCCACGGCCCTGCTCCACAAACGCATGGTCGAGACGG CAAGAAGATTTGGTGTGACTGAGGTGTCAGTGGAAGCAGTGAGCCTTGTTTCTCACGCCACCCAGGCCAGACTGCGTAACCTGCTGGAGATGGTGTCTGCTATCTCCCAGCACCGCGCTGACTCGTTCAAG gaCGAGCAGCATTACGAGCAGTCGTCAGACGTCAGAGCCCAGCTCAAGTTTTTCGAGCAACTGGAGAGACTGGAGAAGCAGAGGAAAGACGACGAGGAAAGAGAGATCCTGCTGAAAGCTGCCAAA agtcGCTCGAGGCAGGAGGACCCAGAGCAGGCTCGACTCAAGCAGAAAGCGAAGGAG